In a single window of the Zea mays cultivar B73 chromosome 5, Zm-B73-REFERENCE-NAM-5.0, whole genome shotgun sequence genome:
- the LOC103626967 gene encoding BAG family molecular chaperone regulator 6 isoform X1, translated as MYPANRHMDPYYSHYRNHVPYPYYPPARWEIPSGHPQAMDSSYYYRPPNCGTWPYHDISHPSEFHCCCNRAYLPDYYSFRPPFPQELPPPHLYYHVPSPHHPNACPSYFVPSHPYPFDQTPYGYEKFKSHCCGCPTHVCPGAEKNNVKIEEQRPDVKLESGEHKNADSDSIIQHPNKKYPFIWLPSGNMKGKENGEHYELSPQVLNEWAPVSGKWLGDVKQQGQDNEKGKQFQWPIVWMPAGYDAPNQKAKDMNDTEETPKSPKISEVSPQSPKIIPLSWFGNGHHHDQKSAARNGSGDHNNGSAVKNQPVVTDHQDSMILEGNPKITPAVPKSIHVGKKPPRENCKTIPVVPEKEINEKKASTYRTIPVIKESDEKKIGMREKRESKEANSAEMVEENRKTKHNDSSVVKHSKLPPVCLRVDPLPRKKPGNGSSRSPSPPRKDTDNTKKDVDEAQSQILEPKQSSTSKDITVSEVKEKSPYEMKKEVGFRNETVEAASVEHLQEEEAPTSKDGQKVQAASTTVGDQENAALNSIEEDHVQENAGAGSLNGCDKRKNEDGTVIESETAKDDARTYGVNLSESDAAVRIQSAYRGYDVRKWQPLDKLWKIKHVHEQMQVVRKQIQCLLDSCSKPTQKEQVAIGETIMNLLLKLDAIQGLHPSVREARKSVARELICLQEKLDTLCKAASGDLNHTDSNDDESEGTKNIIQTEAPTVITEASDRQKRTIELGKVQEPCSVDSMEPCNTVPSGVSWEVRPDVDASEEKNEKQESCSTTVDEAHEQGKTEGQIEIQVASSMDMISDEAFTADNQEHGIGESNVTSVEQVTEEEKPASEDEVKEPPLVNSTALLYDTTSSGDSSGLKQYTASTDQNLYAESNTGSSPASTEDIDISTLAVESEVAAENDGPINSQVHETVALENVEMKDDVSSAENEHNRSSSPVIHLEDPLVSLKDVEQHGPTPTKDFVVPNTEDQQEARDISLQVQAVDSMKDCGEVPDGTIEASTNDDELELGTSADVEKNDQPTLLEPRSESVSVPELSVLDESDDKMQCGVSGKDEEAHVEEKTVTIAVDKVTGGSANFEDPLCEASRKEPDIEKSHPSLGEEEDDTIGGTVFPGSGSCELSCPQDGGIAVYEGPEMVSPESQTDARKENIHSDVAETDECTKTQKAALAGTEGENSAEDSGVPVSEMDKCNEMPKDAPTLTAAGANPAEDEASLKDLSVQTENKASSASPAPDDPKASDEKTLAEENQKLKELLQKLLASGNDQMGVITDLSEKVKVLERRLARKKRPKVRVHKPSRHASCVH; from the exons ATGTATCCAGCAAACCGCCACATGGATCCATACTACTCGCACTATAGAAACCATGTTCCTTACCCATACTATCCTCCTGCCAGATGGGAAATCCCATCCGGTCATCCACAGGCAATGGACTCATCTTATTATTATCGGCCACCAAACTGTGGAACTTGGCCATATCATGATATCTCACATCCTTCTGAGTTCCATTGTTGCTGCAACCGGGCATATCTTCCTGATTACTACAGTTTCAGACCCCCATTCCCTCAAGAGCTTCCACCCCCTCATTTATACTATCACGTGCCATCTCCACATCATCCAAATGCATGTCCTTCTTACTTTGTCCCATCACATCCTTACCCTTTTGATCAGACACCATATGGTTATGAAAAGTTCAAGAGCCACTGCTGTGGATGTCCAACTCATGTGTGCCCTGGGGCTGAGAAGAACAATGTGAAAATCGAGGAACAAAGGCCTGATGTCAAGCTTGAGAGCGGTGAGCACAAGAATGCTGATAGTGACAGTATAATTCAACACCCAAACAAGAAGTATCCATTCATATGGCTGCCATCAGGCAATATGAAAGGCAAGGAGAATGGAGAGCATTATGAATTGTCACCTCAGGTTTTAAATGAATGGGCTCCTGTGAGTGGGAAGTGGTTAGGGGATGTGAAGCAACAAGGGCAGGATAATGAGAAGGGGAAACAATTCCAGTGGCCAATAGTTTGGATGCCAGCAGGATATGATGCACCAAACCAAAAGGCTAAAGATATGAATGACACAGAAGAGACCCCAAAATCCCCAAAGATTTCTGAAGTGTCTCCTCAATCACCCAAGATCATTCCTCTGTCTTGGTTTGGGAATGGTCATCATCATGATCAGAAATCGGCTGCCAGAAATGGTTCTGGAGACCACAACAACGGATCAGCAGTGAAGAACCAACCTGTGGTTACTGACCATCAAGACAGCATGATACTGGAAGGAAACCCTAAAATCACTCCAGCTGTGCCCAAGAGCATACACGTTGGGAAGAAACCTCCAAGGGAAAACTGCAAGACCATTCCAGTTGTGCCAGAGAAAGAGATTAATGAAAAGAAGGCCAGTACTTACAGAACCATTCCGGTCATAAAAGAaagtgatgagaagaagattggCATGAGGGAAAAGAGGGAGTCAAAGGAGGCCAACAGTGCTGAAATGGTTGAAGAGAACAGGAAAACAAAACACAATGACTCATCAGTAGTTAAGCATTCAAAATTGCCCCCAGTATGCTTACGTGTGGATCCCTTGCCAAGAAAGAAACCTGGAAATGGTTCTTCTAGGTCTCCTAGTCCACCAAGGAAGGATACTGACAACACGAAGAAGGACGTGGATGAGGCCCAGAGCCAGATCCTGGAGCCTAAACAGTCTAGTACAAGTAAGGATATCACTGTGTCTGAAGTGAAAGAAAAATCGCCTTATGAAATGAAGAAGGAAGTTGGGTTTAGAAATGAAACAGTGGAAGCTGCTTCTGTTGAACATCTGCAGGAGGAAGAAGCTCCCACAAGTAAAGATGGCCAAAAGGTCCAAGCTGCTAGCACTACAGTTGGTGATCAAGAAAATGCAGCCCTGAATAGCATAGAGGAAGATCATGTGCAAGAAAATGCTGGTGCAGGAAGCTTGAATGGATGTGACAAAAGAAAAAATGAAGATGGGACAGTGATTGAAAGTGAAACTGCGAAAGATGATGCCAGAACATATGGAGTTAATTTGTCAGAATCAGATGCTGCAGTTCGTATTCAGTCTGCCTACAGAGGGTATGATGTTCGAAAATGGCAACCTTTGGATAAACTCTGGAAGATCAAGCATGTGCATGAACAGATGCAAGTTGTGAGGAAGCAGATTCAATGCCTTTTAGATTCTTGCAGTAAGCCAACACAAAAAGAGCAAGTGGCCATAGGTGAAACTATTATGAATTTACTCCTGAAGCTTGACGCAATCCAG GGCTTGCATCCAAGTGTAAGGGAAGCTAGGAAGTCTGTTGCTCGAGAACTGATTTGCTTGCAGGAGAAGCTTGATACTTTATGCAAAGCAGCATCTGGAGACTTGAATCACACAGATAGTAATGATGATGAATCTGAGGGGACCAAGAACATTATCCAAACTGAAGCTCCTACTGTAATAACTGAAGCTTCTGATAGA CAGAAGAGAACTATTGAACTGGGTAAGGTACAAGAACCATGTTCAGTGGACTCCATGGAGCCATGCAACACAGTTCCATCTGGAGTTTCCTGGGAGGTGAGGCCAGATGTAGACGCTAGCGAGGAGAAGAATGAAAAACAAGAGTCATGTAGCACCACAGTGGACGAAGCGCACGAACAA GGGAAAACTGAGGGACAGATTGAAATTCAGGTAGCATCATCGATGGATATGATAagtgatgaagcttttacagctGACAACCAGGAGCATGGAATTGGAGAATCAAATGTTACTTCAGTGGAACAAGTGACTGAAGAA GAGAAACCAGCATCTGAGGATGAAGTAAAAGAGCCACCATTGGTGAACTCCACGGCACTATTGTATGATACTACTTCATCAGGGGATTCCAGTGGACTGAAACAATACACAGCTTCGACCGATCAGAATCTCTATGCTGAATCAAATACAGGGTCGTCTCCTGCATCCACTGAGGACATTGACATAAGTACTCTGGCTGTGGAAAGTGAAGTGGCGGCTGAGAAT GATGGCCCAATTAACAGTCAGGTGCATGAAACTGTAGCTCTAGAAAATGTGGAAATGAAAGATGATGTTTCTTCTGCTGAAAATGAGCATAACAGATCGAGCAGCCCTGTTATTCATTTAGAGGACCCACTAGTGTCTTTGAAGGATGTTGAGCAGCATGGTCCAACTCCTACTAAGGACTTTGTTGTACCTAACACAGAAGACCAACAAGAAGCCAGAGATATCAGCTTGCAGGTACAAGCTGTGGATTCCATGAAAGATTGTGGCGAAGTACCAGATGGAACAATAGAGGCTTCGACGAATGATGATGAATTAGAACTGGGTACTTCTGCAGATGTAGAAAAGAATGATCAACCTACCTTGCTGGAACCAAGATCGGAGTCTGTCTCTGTCCCAGAACTGTCCGTCTTGGATGAATCTGACGATAAAATGCAATGTGGTGTTTCTGGCAAGGATGAGGAAGCACATGTGGAGGAGAAAACTGTAACTATTGCTGTTGACAAGGTAACAGGAGGTTCTGCAAATTTCGAGGATCCTCTTTgtgaggcatcgaggaaggaaccTGACATTGAGAAGAGTCACCCAAGCCTCGGAGAAGAGGAAGACGATACAATAGGTGGAACAGTCTTCCCTGGTTCAGGTAGCTGTGAATTATCATGTCCACAGGATGGTGGCATCGCAGTCTACGAGGGGCCTGAGATGGTGTCACCAGAGAGCCAAACTGATGCTCGGAAAGAAAACATCCATTCAGATGTCGCTGAGACAGATGAATGCACCAAGACTCAGAAGGCCGCTCTAGCAGGCACAGAGGGAGAAAATTCTGCTGAAGATTCTGGTGTGCCGGTGTCTGAGATGGACAAATGCAACGAGATGCCGAAGGATGCTCCGACACTTACAGCAGCAGGTGCAAATCCTGCTGAAGACGAAGCTTCCCTGAAAGACCTCTCTGTGCAGACAGAGAACAAGGCTTCTTCTGCCTCCCCAGCTCCTGATGATCCGAAGGCCAGCGACGAGAAGACGCTGGCAGAAGAGAACCAGAAGCTGAAAGAGCTTCTGCAAAAGCTTCTGGCGTCCGGCAACGATCAGATGGGGGTCATCACGGACCTAAGTGAGAAGGTCAAGGTGCTGGAGCGGAGGCTGGCACGCAAGAAGAGACCAAAGGTGAGGGTGCACAAGCCATCCAGGCATGCTTCCTGTGTCCACTGA
- the LOC103626967 gene encoding BAG family molecular chaperone regulator 6 isoform X4: MYPANRHMDPYYSHYRNHVPYPYYPPARWEIPSGHPQAMDSSYYYRPPNCGTWPYHDISHPSEFHCCCNRAYLPDYYSFRPPFPQELPPPHLYYHVPSPHHPNACPSYFVPSHPYPFDQTPYGYEKFKSHCCGCPTHVCPGAEKNNVKIEEQRPDVKLESGEHKNADSDSIIQHPNKKYPFIWLPSGNMKGKENGEHYELSPQVLNEWAPVSGKWLGDVKQQGQDNEKGKQFQWPIVWMPAGYDAPNQKAKDMNDTEETPKSPKISEVSPQSPKIIPLSWFGNGHHHDQKSAARNGSGDHNNGSAVKNQPVVTDHQDSMILEGNPKITPAVPKSIHVGKKPPRENCKTIPVVPEKEINEKKASTYRTIPVIKESDEKKIGMREKRESKEANSAEMVEENRKTKHNDSSVVKHSKLPPVCLRVDPLPRKKPGNGSSRSPSPPRKDTDNTKKDVDEAQSQILEPKQSSTSKDITVSEVKEKSPYEMKKEVGFRNETVEAASVEHLQEEEAPTSKDGQKVQAASTTVGDQENAALNSIEEDHVQENAGAGSLNGCDKRKNEDGTVIESETAKDDARTYGVNLSESDAAVRIQSAYRGYDVRKWQPLDKLWKIKHVHEQMQVVRKQIQCLLDSCSKPTQKEQVAIGETIMNLLLKLDAIQGLHPSVREARKSVARELICLQEKLDTLCKAASGDLNHTDSNDDESEGTKNIIQTEAPTVITEASDRKRTIELGKVQEPCSVDSMEPCNTVPSGVSWEVRPDVDASEEKNEKQESCSTTVDEAHEQGKTEGQIEIQVASSMDMISDEAFTADNQEHGIGESNVTSVEQVTEEEKPASEDEVKEPPLVNSTALLYDTTSSGDSSGLKQYTASTDQNLYAESNTGSSPASTEDIDISTLAVESEVAAENDGPINSQVHETVALENVEMKDDVSSAENEHNRSSSPVIHLEDPLVSLKDVEQHGPTPTKDFVVPNTEDQQEARDISLQVQAVDSMKDCGEVPDGTIEASTNDDELELGTSADVEKNDQPTLLEPRSESVSVPELSVLDESDDKMQCGVSGKDEEAHVEEKTVTIAVDKVTGGSANFEDPLCEASRKEPDIEKSHPSLGEEEDDTIGGTVFPGSGSCELSCPQDGGIAVYEGPEMVSPESQTDARKENIHSDVAETDECTKTQKAALAGTEGENSAEDSGVPVSEMDKCNEMPKDAPTLTAAGANPAEDEASLKDLSVQTENKASSASPAPDDPKASDEKTLAEENQKLKELLQKLLASGNDQMGVITDLSEKVKVLERRLARKKRPKVRVHKPSRHASCVH, from the exons ATGTATCCAGCAAACCGCCACATGGATCCATACTACTCGCACTATAGAAACCATGTTCCTTACCCATACTATCCTCCTGCCAGATGGGAAATCCCATCCGGTCATCCACAGGCAATGGACTCATCTTATTATTATCGGCCACCAAACTGTGGAACTTGGCCATATCATGATATCTCACATCCTTCTGAGTTCCATTGTTGCTGCAACCGGGCATATCTTCCTGATTACTACAGTTTCAGACCCCCATTCCCTCAAGAGCTTCCACCCCCTCATTTATACTATCACGTGCCATCTCCACATCATCCAAATGCATGTCCTTCTTACTTTGTCCCATCACATCCTTACCCTTTTGATCAGACACCATATGGTTATGAAAAGTTCAAGAGCCACTGCTGTGGATGTCCAACTCATGTGTGCCCTGGGGCTGAGAAGAACAATGTGAAAATCGAGGAACAAAGGCCTGATGTCAAGCTTGAGAGCGGTGAGCACAAGAATGCTGATAGTGACAGTATAATTCAACACCCAAACAAGAAGTATCCATTCATATGGCTGCCATCAGGCAATATGAAAGGCAAGGAGAATGGAGAGCATTATGAATTGTCACCTCAGGTTTTAAATGAATGGGCTCCTGTGAGTGGGAAGTGGTTAGGGGATGTGAAGCAACAAGGGCAGGATAATGAGAAGGGGAAACAATTCCAGTGGCCAATAGTTTGGATGCCAGCAGGATATGATGCACCAAACCAAAAGGCTAAAGATATGAATGACACAGAAGAGACCCCAAAATCCCCAAAGATTTCTGAAGTGTCTCCTCAATCACCCAAGATCATTCCTCTGTCTTGGTTTGGGAATGGTCATCATCATGATCAGAAATCGGCTGCCAGAAATGGTTCTGGAGACCACAACAACGGATCAGCAGTGAAGAACCAACCTGTGGTTACTGACCATCAAGACAGCATGATACTGGAAGGAAACCCTAAAATCACTCCAGCTGTGCCCAAGAGCATACACGTTGGGAAGAAACCTCCAAGGGAAAACTGCAAGACCATTCCAGTTGTGCCAGAGAAAGAGATTAATGAAAAGAAGGCCAGTACTTACAGAACCATTCCGGTCATAAAAGAaagtgatgagaagaagattggCATGAGGGAAAAGAGGGAGTCAAAGGAGGCCAACAGTGCTGAAATGGTTGAAGAGAACAGGAAAACAAAACACAATGACTCATCAGTAGTTAAGCATTCAAAATTGCCCCCAGTATGCTTACGTGTGGATCCCTTGCCAAGAAAGAAACCTGGAAATGGTTCTTCTAGGTCTCCTAGTCCACCAAGGAAGGATACTGACAACACGAAGAAGGACGTGGATGAGGCCCAGAGCCAGATCCTGGAGCCTAAACAGTCTAGTACAAGTAAGGATATCACTGTGTCTGAAGTGAAAGAAAAATCGCCTTATGAAATGAAGAAGGAAGTTGGGTTTAGAAATGAAACAGTGGAAGCTGCTTCTGTTGAACATCTGCAGGAGGAAGAAGCTCCCACAAGTAAAGATGGCCAAAAGGTCCAAGCTGCTAGCACTACAGTTGGTGATCAAGAAAATGCAGCCCTGAATAGCATAGAGGAAGATCATGTGCAAGAAAATGCTGGTGCAGGAAGCTTGAATGGATGTGACAAAAGAAAAAATGAAGATGGGACAGTGATTGAAAGTGAAACTGCGAAAGATGATGCCAGAACATATGGAGTTAATTTGTCAGAATCAGATGCTGCAGTTCGTATTCAGTCTGCCTACAGAGGGTATGATGTTCGAAAATGGCAACCTTTGGATAAACTCTGGAAGATCAAGCATGTGCATGAACAGATGCAAGTTGTGAGGAAGCAGATTCAATGCCTTTTAGATTCTTGCAGTAAGCCAACACAAAAAGAGCAAGTGGCCATAGGTGAAACTATTATGAATTTACTCCTGAAGCTTGACGCAATCCAG GGCTTGCATCCAAGTGTAAGGGAAGCTAGGAAGTCTGTTGCTCGAGAACTGATTTGCTTGCAGGAGAAGCTTGATACTTTATGCAAAGCAGCATCTGGAGACTTGAATCACACAGATAGTAATGATGATGAATCTGAGGGGACCAAGAACATTATCCAAACTGAAGCTCCTACTGTAATAACTGAAGCTTCTGATAGA AAGAGAACTATTGAACTGGGTAAGGTACAAGAACCATGTTCAGTGGACTCCATGGAGCCATGCAACACAGTTCCATCTGGAGTTTCCTGGGAGGTGAGGCCAGATGTAGACGCTAGCGAGGAGAAGAATGAAAAACAAGAGTCATGTAGCACCACAGTGGACGAAGCGCACGAACAA GGGAAAACTGAGGGACAGATTGAAATTCAGGTAGCATCATCGATGGATATGATAagtgatgaagcttttacagctGACAACCAGGAGCATGGAATTGGAGAATCAAATGTTACTTCAGTGGAACAAGTGACTGAAGAA GAGAAACCAGCATCTGAGGATGAAGTAAAAGAGCCACCATTGGTGAACTCCACGGCACTATTGTATGATACTACTTCATCAGGGGATTCCAGTGGACTGAAACAATACACAGCTTCGACCGATCAGAATCTCTATGCTGAATCAAATACAGGGTCGTCTCCTGCATCCACTGAGGACATTGACATAAGTACTCTGGCTGTGGAAAGTGAAGTGGCGGCTGAGAAT GATGGCCCAATTAACAGTCAGGTGCATGAAACTGTAGCTCTAGAAAATGTGGAAATGAAAGATGATGTTTCTTCTGCTGAAAATGAGCATAACAGATCGAGCAGCCCTGTTATTCATTTAGAGGACCCACTAGTGTCTTTGAAGGATGTTGAGCAGCATGGTCCAACTCCTACTAAGGACTTTGTTGTACCTAACACAGAAGACCAACAAGAAGCCAGAGATATCAGCTTGCAGGTACAAGCTGTGGATTCCATGAAAGATTGTGGCGAAGTACCAGATGGAACAATAGAGGCTTCGACGAATGATGATGAATTAGAACTGGGTACTTCTGCAGATGTAGAAAAGAATGATCAACCTACCTTGCTGGAACCAAGATCGGAGTCTGTCTCTGTCCCAGAACTGTCCGTCTTGGATGAATCTGACGATAAAATGCAATGTGGTGTTTCTGGCAAGGATGAGGAAGCACATGTGGAGGAGAAAACTGTAACTATTGCTGTTGACAAGGTAACAGGAGGTTCTGCAAATTTCGAGGATCCTCTTTgtgaggcatcgaggaaggaaccTGACATTGAGAAGAGTCACCCAAGCCTCGGAGAAGAGGAAGACGATACAATAGGTGGAACAGTCTTCCCTGGTTCAGGTAGCTGTGAATTATCATGTCCACAGGATGGTGGCATCGCAGTCTACGAGGGGCCTGAGATGGTGTCACCAGAGAGCCAAACTGATGCTCGGAAAGAAAACATCCATTCAGATGTCGCTGAGACAGATGAATGCACCAAGACTCAGAAGGCCGCTCTAGCAGGCACAGAGGGAGAAAATTCTGCTGAAGATTCTGGTGTGCCGGTGTCTGAGATGGACAAATGCAACGAGATGCCGAAGGATGCTCCGACACTTACAGCAGCAGGTGCAAATCCTGCTGAAGACGAAGCTTCCCTGAAAGACCTCTCTGTGCAGACAGAGAACAAGGCTTCTTCTGCCTCCCCAGCTCCTGATGATCCGAAGGCCAGCGACGAGAAGACGCTGGCAGAAGAGAACCAGAAGCTGAAAGAGCTTCTGCAAAAGCTTCTGGCGTCCGGCAACGATCAGATGGGGGTCATCACGGACCTAAGTGAGAAGGTCAAGGTGCTGGAGCGGAGGCTGGCACGCAAGAAGAGACCAAAGGTGAGGGTGCACAAGCCATCCAGGCATGCTTCCTGTGTCCACTGA